A DNA window from Dunckerocampus dactyliophorus isolate RoL2022-P2 chromosome 17, RoL_Ddac_1.1, whole genome shotgun sequence contains the following coding sequences:
- the LOC129169836 gene encoding uncharacterized protein LOC129169836 — MAKDEDEELEKATLSISPTILSGSAPPASAAEMPGLQTHFALAVPDASGDAPAVLPPRVPFPQELMFLLPDHRRDPRACAIDRMLSRESCSLHSICIRATNLWMSSMPLLSTSPAETPTACSIQQQNDTFSNT, encoded by the exons atgg CTaaggatgaagatgaagagcTGGAGAAAGCCACGCTCAGCATCTCTCCAACCATActca GTGGCTCTGCTCCACCAGCATCAGCTGCAGAGATGCCAGGTCTTCAG ACACATTTTGCACTGGCTGTGCCGGATGCATCAGGAGATG CCCCAGCTGTGCTGCCTCCGAGGGTACCTTTTCCACAGGAGTTGATGTTTCTGCTGCCAGACCACAGAAGAGACCCCAGGGCCTGCGCCAT AGACCGTATGCTCTCCCGGGAGTCCTGCAGCCTCCACTCCATCTGCATCAGAGCCACAAACTTGTGGATGAGTAGTATGCCGCTCTTGTCCACAAGTCCAGCAGAGACCCCAACAGCTTGCTCCATCcaacaacaaaatgacacaTTCTCCAATACATAA
- the dnajc25 gene encoding dnaJ homolog subfamily C member 25, whose amino-acid sequence MVTLTERCRGGAGGAAVWSSWWFSVLLLSASSLPVARALVEGLYCGTEVCYDVLGVTREAPKAEIARAYRQLARRYHPDRFRSGDPELKGETVESAKKKFLLVATAYETLKDEDTRRDYDYMLDHPEEYYQHYYAYYRRQLTPKVDVRIVILVTICAISIFQYYSWHSSYNEAIKYLVTVPKYRIQATAIAKEQGLLNRPKEKGKNRRTKDEIREQEEEVIRDIIKTKIDIKGGYQKPKLSDILLCQIVLFPYYLTNYVTWYVSWIYRFTVCREEYGDQEKFYIMRRYMKMSQSQFDSLDENTRQSFLEKRLWLKENYELYRAEQEEEMKVKMATDPRMKRYRRWMRNEGPGRLTFIDD is encoded by the exons ATGGTTACCCTCACGGAGCGCTGCCGTGGCGGCGCTGGAGGGGCTGCAGTGTGGTCTAGTTGGTGGTTCTCTGTTTTACTGTTGTCTGCGTCCTCTCTGCCGGTAGCCAGGGCGCTGGTGGAGGGTCTGTACTGCGGAACGGAGGTCTGCTATGATGTTCTCGGGGTCACACGCGAGGCCCCCAAGGCGGAGATCGCTCGGGCGTACCGGCAGCTGGCCCGGCGGTACCACCCGGATAGATTCAGGTCAGGAGATCCGGAGTTGAAGGGAGAGACTGTGGAGTCAGCCAAGAAAAAGTTCCTCCTCGTTGCAACAGCATACGAGACGTTAAAG gatGAGGACACTCGGAGGGACTACGACTACATGCTGGACCACCCTGAGGAGTACTACCAGCACTACTACGCCTACTACCGCCGACAGCTCACCCCTAAAGTGGATGTCAGGATCGTCATCCTGGTCACCATTTGTGCCATTTCTATATTCCAG TACTACAGTTGGCACAGCAGCTACAACGAGGCCATCAAGTACCTGGTGACGGTCCCCAAATACCGGATCCAGGCAACCGCCATCGCCAAGGAACAGGGCCTCCTGAACCGCCCCAAAGAAAAGGGCAAGAACCGGCGTACCAAAGACGAGATccgggagcaggaggaggaggtgatcCGTGACATAATCAAAACCAAGATCGACATCAAAGGAGGCTACCAGAAGCCCAAGCTGTCAGACATCCTGTTGTGTCAAATTGTGCTCTTCCCGTACTACCTGACCAACTACGTGACCTGGTACGTTTCCTGGATTTACCGCTTCACTGTCTGCAGGGAGGAGTACGGCGACCAGGAGAAGTTTTACATCATGAG GCGATACATGAAGATGTCTCAGTCTCAGTTTGACAGTCTGGATGAAAACACCAGGCAGTCCTTCTTGGAAAAACGGCTCTGGCTCAAGGAAAACTATGAG CTGTACAGAGCAGAGCAGGAAGAGGAGATGAAGGTGAAGATGGCGACCGACCCGAGAATGAAGAGGTACAGACGCTGGATGAGGAATGAAGGACCAGGGCGGCTGACCTTCATCGATGACTGA